A DNA window from Bacteroidales bacterium contains the following coding sequences:
- a CDS encoding TPM domain-containing protein, which produces MKIAKFFIVYLFLNITNFISAQTIPIPELKSPVTDLTETLSQIEIIQLENKLLNFEKDSSRQIAVLMLPTTGEESIEEYSIRLAEKWEIGSAENDDGIILLIAKNDRKLRIEVGYGLENKITDADAEYIIDNIITPEFKNGNFYNGIYNGIDAISESIKGNINIQETFVELKVKEKPEKETKDVSMLWYVTAIILMSLTAFMPYVFLKKGILFYLILMILIVGINLLLGFSSGLLLFGFIYSVFSVFPILIILIIKTAAYIWGKRTGNDPSGFFSRSSSSHPGSSGSWSSSSGSYSSGSYSSNSSSSSSYSGGGGSFGGGGATGSW; this is translated from the coding sequence AAAAAGCCCTGTTACTGATTTAACCGAAACCCTAAGCCAAATTGAGATAATTCAATTAGAAAACAAATTATTGAATTTTGAGAAAGACAGTTCAAGGCAAATTGCTGTATTAATGTTGCCTACTACCGGAGAAGAAAGTATTGAAGAATATTCAATTCGATTAGCCGAAAAATGGGAGATAGGGTCAGCAGAAAATGATGACGGTATCATTCTTTTAATTGCAAAAAACGACCGAAAATTAAGAATTGAAGTCGGCTACGGACTCGAAAATAAAATCACTGATGCAGATGCTGAATACATTATTGATAACATCATAACACCGGAATTTAAAAACGGTAACTTTTATAACGGAATTTATAACGGAATTGATGCAATTTCAGAATCAATAAAAGGAAATATTAATATTCAAGAAACTTTTGTCGAACTTAAAGTAAAAGAAAAGCCTGAAAAAGAAACAAAAGATGTTAGTATGCTGTGGTATGTAACAGCTATTATATTAATGTCGTTAACAGCTTTTATGCCATATGTTTTTTTAAAGAAAGGTATACTTTTTTACCTGATACTAATGATATTGATAGTCGGAATTAATCTGTTATTAGGTTTCTCATCCGGATTATTACTATTTGGTTTTATCTATTCCGTATTTTCTGTATTCCCTATTTTAATTATTTTAATAATAAAGACAGCTGCATATATTTGGGGAAAGAGAACCGGAAATGATCCGTCAGGTTTTTTCTCAAGAAGTTCGAGTTCTCATCCAGGTTCGTCAGGAAGTTGGAGTTCTTCTTCCGGTTCGTACAGTTCGGGCTCATACAGTTCAAATTCATCAAGCAGCTCAAGCTATAGCGGAGGAGGGGGCAGTTTCGGAGGAGGCGGTGCAACCGGTTCGTGGTAA
- the uvrA gene encoding excinuclease ABC subunit UvrA — translation MFSFNHEQGACSTCKGLGYSIVCDVEKLISNPELAFGKGAMSGHKTGKFYDDYFGQYIAILYEVGKTHLIDFTLPWNRLSSDAQDIAMFGTGKQTYDVDWKYKRKNVEGSHKFTTKWLGFLKLVNEEFERKHADKRGDSMLPIMKQEQCKICKGTRLRKESTSVKFAEKNIAELSALSVKQSITFFNSLENIIKDKGTLKIIKNIRVEVLNRLNVLNDIGLSYLTIDRRSNTLSGGESRRMQLAGQLVSGLTGITYILDEPSIGLHYKDTKKLINLLYKLRNEGNTVIVVEHDADIISCADNIIDLGPGAGSGGGEIVAEGSLQNIISASGSLTGKYLRNPISLNFKKRRLSKGILIENAYANNLKNINVEFPSGGITAITGVSGSGKSSLLFDVLYKSANAKRPVNCKNIKGFEKFSKIIYVNQNLPGKSASSNTATYIGFFDIIRTLFAEEESAKEQGIKKTDFSFNTKGGRCENCKGTGKIKTAMDFLADVYTICEECKGKRFQNKVLNIKYKDKSIFEVMHLTVSEASKFFSDNKKLLSYFYVLSQIGLDYLTLGQSLNTFSGGELQRIKLALSLSEKQHGKTLYLFDEPTTGLHFKDTETLLKLMDYMCDKGNSIILTEHNRDIIRYADYVIELGPEGGNNGGHLISSDDLSQFFI, via the coding sequence ATGTTTTCATTTAATCATGAACAAGGAGCTTGTTCTACTTGCAAAGGTTTGGGTTACAGTATTGTTTGCGATGTTGAAAAATTAATTTCAAATCCTGAACTTGCTTTCGGGAAGGGTGCAATGAGCGGGCATAAAACCGGTAAATTTTACGATGATTATTTCGGTCAATATATTGCAATTTTATATGAAGTCGGTAAAACACACTTAATTGATTTTACACTTCCGTGGAACAGGCTAAGCTCTGATGCACAGGATATTGCAATGTTCGGAACAGGTAAGCAAACTTATGATGTTGATTGGAAATATAAACGGAAAAATGTTGAAGGCTCACACAAATTCACGACAAAATGGCTTGGGTTTTTAAAACTTGTTAATGAAGAATTTGAAAGAAAACATGCAGATAAAAGAGGCGACAGCATGCTGCCGATTATGAAACAAGAACAATGTAAAATATGCAAAGGAACACGTCTTAGAAAAGAGTCAACTTCGGTAAAATTTGCAGAAAAAAATATTGCTGAACTATCAGCTTTATCGGTTAAACAAAGCATTACTTTTTTTAATTCGCTTGAAAATATAATTAAAGATAAAGGCACTCTGAAGATAATTAAAAATATACGTGTCGAAGTTCTGAACAGATTAAATGTTTTAAATGACATCGGTCTTTCGTACCTTACAATTGACAGAAGAAGCAATACATTATCCGGCGGAGAATCAAGGCGTATGCAACTTGCAGGACAACTTGTTTCGGGTTTAACCGGCATCACTTATATTTTGGATGAACCGAGCATAGGGCTTCATTATAAAGATACGAAAAAACTGATAAACTTATTATACAAGCTTCGTAATGAGGGCAATACGGTAATTGTTGTTGAACACGATGCTGATATAATTTCTTGTGCCGATAATATTATTGACCTCGGACCCGGAGCAGGAAGCGGAGGAGGGGAGATAGTTGCAGAAGGAAGCCTGCAAAATATTATTTCTGCATCAGGCTCATTAACAGGTAAGTATCTGAGAAATCCGATAAGTTTAAATTTTAAGAAACGAAGATTAAGCAAGGGTATTTTAATTGAAAATGCTTATGCCAATAATCTGAAAAATATTAATGTTGAGTTTCCTTCGGGCGGAATTACGGCAATTACAGGTGTTTCGGGAAGCGGAAAATCAAGCCTTTTATTTGATGTGCTTTATAAGTCGGCAAATGCAAAACGTCCGGTAAATTGTAAAAATATTAAGGGTTTTGAAAAGTTCAGTAAAATTATTTATGTTAATCAAAACCTTCCGGGAAAAAGTGCGTCAAGCAATACGGCAACTTATATCGGCTTTTTTGACATAATCAGAACTTTATTTGCAGAAGAAGAATCGGCAAAAGAACAAGGCATTAAAAAAACGGATTTTTCGTTTAATACAAAAGGCGGAAGGTGCGAAAACTGCAAAGGAACAGGAAAGATAAAAACCGCAATGGATTTTTTGGCAGATGTTTATACAATTTGTGAGGAATGCAAAGGAAAAAGATTTCAGAATAAGGTGTTGAATATCAAATATAAAGATAAATCAATTTTTGAAGTTATGCATCTTACGGTTTCAGAAGCAAGTAAGTTTTTTTCAGATAATAAAAAGCTATTGTCTTATTTTTATGTGCTTTCGCAAATCGGACTTGATTATTTAACACTCGGGCAAAGTCTTAACACATTTTCCGGAGGAGAATTGCAACGTATAAAATTAGCTTTATCATTATCTGAAAAGCAGCATGGTAAAACCCTGTATTTATTTGATGAACCGACAACCGGGCTTCATTTTAAAGATACGGAAACGCTTTTAAAACTAATGGATTATATGTGCGATAAAGGAAATTCAATTATTCTTACCGAGCATAATCGAGATATTATTCGTTATGCTGATTATGTAATTGAATTGGGTCCGGAAGGCGGTAACAACGGCGGACACCTTATATCAAGTGATGATTTGAGTCAGTTTTTTATATAA
- a CDS encoding TPM domain-containing protein: MKKTILIIITLIICNLSFAEKIPIPDLKGPVTDLTYTLYDFQLKNIENKLMQFEQNNSGQIVVFMLPTTGEESIEEYSIRLAEKWKIGSAENDGGIILLIAKNDRKLRIEVGYGLEAIITDAEAQYIIDNKITPQLKSGDFYEGIDAGIDRIIGLISGVLPTVDEISEISTPENSSADNLIITLFIIIVLTMFVPYFLLKSKFWVMSLVIIGILGIQLLAGIISNDFSVAYAFMWATGFINIIPFLINLIGTLTGKKKYWNFSSGSSYSGGSYSSSSWSSSSSSSSSSYSGGGGSFGGGGASGSW; the protein is encoded by the coding sequence ATGAAAAAAACAATACTGATAATAATAACATTAATAATTTGCAACCTTTCTTTTGCTGAAAAGATTCCTATTCCTGACCTTAAAGGTCCGGTTACTGATTTAACATATACGCTGTATGATTTTCAACTTAAGAACATTGAAAATAAACTAATGCAGTTTGAGCAAAATAACAGCGGGCAAATTGTTGTGTTTATGTTGCCTACAACAGGCGAAGAAAGTATAGAGGAATATTCAATACGATTAGCTGAAAAATGGAAAATAGGATCGGCGGAAAACGATGGCGGAATAATTTTACTGATAGCAAAAAATGACAGAAAACTCAGAATCGAAGTCGGATACGGACTTGAGGCAATAATAACAGATGCCGAAGCACAATACATTATAGATAATAAGATAACTCCTCAATTAAAAAGCGGAGATTTTTATGAAGGCATTGACGCCGGGATTGACAGAATTATCGGATTAATTTCAGGAGTATTGCCTACTGTTGATGAAATTTCAGAGATTAGTACTCCTGAAAATTCTTCCGCAGATAATTTGATTATAACTTTATTTATTATAATAGTGCTGACAATGTTTGTTCCCTACTTTTTGCTTAAATCAAAGTTTTGGGTAATGTCTTTGGTTATTATCGGAATTTTAGGAATCCAATTGCTCGCAGGAATTATTAGTAATGATTTTAGTGTGGCATACGCATTTATGTGGGCTACAGGCTTTATAAATATAATTCCGTTTTTAATTAATTTGATCGGAACATTAACAGGAAAAAAGAAATACTGGAACTTTTCAAGCGGAAGCTCATATAGTGGCGGCTCTTATTCATCAAGTAGTTGGAGCTCCTCATCAAGCAGCTCAAGTTCAAGTTACAGCGGAGGCGGAGGCAGTTTCGGAGGCGGAGGAGCTTCGGGTTCTTGGTAA